The nucleotide window TACACGTGTCGCAACGTGGCTACGCAAAGCCAGTGTTGGAAGTGTCGGATATCGTGACGGCGGCCACAGGGTATGGCAATCCTATTATCCTTCTCACGGCTGAATAACCTCCGCGCCTTCTGCGGAAACTTCTGCGTCTTCTGCGGGCTAACAAATTTGTTTTACCGTGAGAAGGTCCTTCGTAGAGCGTAGGATAACAAGGAAATACTACTTGCACCCGTCCTTGCGGCGCGTGTCGATGATGTAGGCAATGCGCCAGCCCTCGGCCAGCTTCACCAGCTGAAAGGAGTTGTAGCCGCAGTGGCTGAACTTGTCGCTGACGTAGAACTGGTAGGGCGTCCAGACGCTGGCCAGCTGCGCGTCGATAAGCACCCGCTCAAAGCTGATGCGCTCATCGTACACGCCTTGGTGCGGCGTGCCCACGGCCTTCAGGAAGGCGGCTACGTTTTCCGTCTGCACCTGCGTTTTGCCGCCGCGGTTGCTGATGGTTTGCAGCACGACCGTAGGCGCCAGCGTGCTGCGAATGAGCGTGCTGTCGGTTTTGCGCATGCCCTCAAAGAAGCGGTTGATGGTTTGTTTAACCGCTTCCGTGTCCGAAGCCGGGCTTTGACCATGAGCGGCAGCGGCGGTAAACAGTAGGCCAGCGAGAAGAGCGTAGAAAGGGCGCATACAGGGAGGGGGTTAGCGTTGGGCCGTAACGACGCCGCTGCGGGACGGCAGTTGCAGCGGTTCCGCAATTTACGGGCGGGGTAAATCTTTCTGTGGTGGGAGTTGTTACCTTAGTAGTCCTAAAACCTCTGCCTCATGCGTAAAGACTTGTTTAATCTGGGTCCCGTTTTTGGGTATTTTTTCCGCAAGAACGACCCCACGCGCCATACCAACTTCAACCTGCGCACCATGCACTTCATCAATAAGCTGAGCATGGCCATGTTTCTGGTCGGCTTTCTGGTGTTGCTGTATCGGTGGTTTCTCCGGTAGTTAGATGTCGGCTGTCAGCAACACATGTTGGTAGCCGGCATTCAATTAACAAGCAGTTCTGGCAATAGCATGAACATCGAAGACTTCCGCGACTATTGCCTGCTGAAAGCGGGGGTGAGCGAAGAAACTCCGTTCGGTCCCTCAACCCTGGTATTTAAAGTGGGCGGCAAAGTGTTTGCCCTCACCGATATCGACACCTTCGGCAGCATCAACCTGAAGTGCGACCCGGAGCGCGCCGTAGAGTTGCGCGAGCAGCACGACTACGTGTTGCCCGGCTACCATATGAACAAAAAGCACTGGAACACGGTGCTGGTCGGTACCGGCATCCCCGGCCGCCAGCTGCGCGAGCTTATCGACCATTCCTATGAGCTGGTGCGCGCTTCCTTGCCAAAAAAGCTGCGCGAAGAGTTAACCGAGGCCGAGCAAACGGAAGGGTATCAACCTGATTTTAGGCCTGAAAAATCCAGGGCGGAGTAGCAGCTTCGCCTCTTTTTTTCATGCTTTACTGTAACTGGTTTTGTTACAATGCGTATCTTTGCTCTGCCAACGCTTGGAGCTGGCTTTTTTCCTCCACCTGTTGCCCCTATGCAAATCAGTAGTCGTTTTTCCGTGGCCGTTCATGTGCTTTCCCTGCTGGCTCTGCAGCAGCCCGGCGACGCGCTGCTGACCTCGGAGCGCATGGCCGGAAGTGTCAATACCAACCCCGTCGTGATTCGGCGTATTCTGGGGCAGCTGAAAAAGGCCGGGCTGGTAGAAGTGCGGCCGGCTTCGGGCGGCACGTTTCTGACCCGCTCTCCGCGGGCTATTTCCCTGTTGGAGGTGTACCGGGCGGTGGAGGTGGTGGCTGAAGGCCAGCTGTTCAGCGTGCACGACCAGCCAAACCCGGCCTGCCCCGTGGGGCGCCATATTCAGGCAGCACTCAATGCCACCCTGCAGCGCGCCCAGGCGGCCCTGGAGCAGCAGTTGGCTGGCGTGCTGCTGGCCCAGGTCACCACGGATATTCAGGCCAAAGCTGCGGCTAGCAGCTAATTTTTTTGTCTTCAATTGTAACTGCAGTGGTTGCAATAAATCTTTCTTTTTCTCTTCACCATACCCTTTTTACCTATGAAAATTGCCCTCATCGGAGCCACCGGGTTCGTCGGCTCAAAGCTCCTGACCGAAGCCCTCAACCGCGGCCACCAGGTAACGGCCCTGGTGCGTGACCCTACCAGACTCACCACCCGGCACGCTAACCTGACTGTAGTGACCGGCGACGTAAACCAAGCTGGAGGAAACCGCCCGGCAGCTGGCCGGCCACGACGTCGTTATCAACTCTTTCAACGCCGGCTGGGCCAACCCCAACCTCTACCACGACTTCCTGCAGGGCGCCCGCGACATTGAAGCTGCTACCGAGAAGGCTGGAGTGCCACGCCTGATTGCCATTGGCGGGGCCGGCAGCTTGTACATTGATGGGCAGCAGCTGGTAGACGGCCCCCAGTTCCCCGCGGAGTACAAGGCCGGCGCCACCGCCGCTCGCGACTACCTCAACGAGCTGAAAAACAACGATACCCTCGACTGGACCTTCGTCAGCCCCGCCATTGAAATGCACCCCGGTATCAGCACGGGCCGCACGGGCCACTACCGCCTCGGGCTCGAAAGCCCGGTGTTCAACGAAGAAGGCCGCAGCATTCTGTCGGGCGAAGACCTGGCCGTGGCCATCCTGGACGAAGTAGAGCAGCCCAAGCACAGCCGCCAGCGCTTCACCGCCGCATATTAGGGTTTAGCTAAGGGGCTAGTTCCCCTCCTTTTTGAAGGAGAGGTGGCCGCAGGTCGGGGTGGTTAAACTAGAGTTAGAAGCTAGAAAACCATCTGAACGGCTTACTAGCTCTAATCTTCTAGCTCTAGCCTAAACCACCCCGCCCTGCGGGCACCCCTCCTTCAAAAAGGAGGGGAACTAGCTTTAGCTAAAAAAGGCCCGCCGGATTTTTCCAGCGGGCCTTTTCCTTTTCGGGTAAACGCAACTATACCACCACGTTCACCATGCGGCCGGGCACCACGATAATCTTCTTGGCTTCTTTGCCATCGGCGAAGCGGGCCAGGAAGTCGGAGGCGCGCACGGCGGCTTCGATTTCGGCGGGGGTAGCGGTGGCCGGGAACTGCAGCTGCTCGCGCACCTTGCCGTTGATGGCTACCGGGTAGTTTACCACATCCTCCACCAGGTATTCCTCCCGGAACTCGGGGTAGGAAGCCGAGCTGATGGAGCCGGGCGCGTGGCCCAGCTTCTGCCACAGCTCCTCGGCCAGGTGCGGGGCGTAGGGCGACACCAGTACCACCAGCGGCTCCAGCACGGCGCGCTTGTGTGTGTCGAGGGAAGTCAGCTCGTTTACCGTAATCATCAGGGCGCTGACGGTGGTGTTGAATGAGAACTTCTCGATATCCTCTTCCACCTTGCGGATGGCTTTGTGCAGGGCCTTCAGCTCGGCGGGTTTCGGGGCCTCGTCGGTTACGGCGAAGTTGCCATCCTGGGGGTGGTAGAGGCGCCAGAGCTTCTTCAGGAAGCCCGCCACGCCGCTCATACCGTTGGTATTCCAGGGCTTGAACTGCTCCAGCGGCCCCAGGAACATTTCGTACAAACGCAGCGCATCAGCCCCGAACTTCTCGATTAGTACATCGGGATTTACCACGTTGTACTTCGACTTCGACATCTTCTCGACTTCGACTCCACACACGTAATTGCCGTTTGGTTCATTTATAAAGACTGCCTCTGCAAAATCTGGTCGCCAGTTTCTTGCAGCTTTTATATCAAGAATATCATCAGTAACAATATTAACATCGACATGTCCGGCAAAGGAATGTTCATAACTTATAACGCCAGCTGTGAAAGTGCGCTTATGCTTCTCTCCCCACTGCTTTGCTGCCTGATCAATCCCCGTATTTACTAGTTCCTCATCTTTGTTAGATTGTTTCCCAGCGAGAAAACGTTCTAACATAGGTTTAGATATATAAACAATTGGCATAGGAATTTTTGCAGCATCTTCCCCATCCGCTAGCCACGTATTCCATGTCACATTAAGGAAATATACAAAGTTCGAACGTCCCAAGATCATGCCCTGGTTGATGAGCTTCTGGAAGGGCTCAGGAGTTGAAACCAAGCCCAGGTCTTTCAGGAACAGGTGCCAGAAGCGGGAGTAGAGCAGGTGACCCGTAGCATGCTCTGCGCCACCCATGTATAAATCCACTTGCTGCCAGTACTGCTCGGGTTCCTCGCCCACAAAACGGCCGGTATTCTGCGGGTCCATGTAGCGCAGGTAGTACCAACTGGAGCCGGCCCAGCCGGGCATGGTGCTCAGCTCGTACTCGTACTGGCCTTTGTACTTCCAGTCCTTGGCGCGGCCCAGGGGCGGCTCGCCGGTTTCGGTGGGCTTGTACTCGTCGATTTCCGGGAGCACCAGGGGAAGGTCGGCTTCGGCCACGCCGTAGGCCACGCCCTCCTTGTAGTAAATCGGGATAGGCTCGCCCCAGTAGCGCTGGCGGCCGAAGATGGCGTCGCGGATGCGGAAGTTGGTTTTGCCCTTGCCGATGCCGCGCGCTTCGAGCTCCTGAATCAGGGTTTGGGTAGCTTGCTTGTAGCTCTGGCCCTGGATGAGGCCGTGCAGGTACTTGCCTTCCTTGGTGGGGTCGGCCTGCTCGTCAATCTGCTGGGCATCTACTACCTGCACAATAGGCAGCTGGAAGTGCTTGGCAAATACGTAGTCGCGCTGGTCCCCGCTGGGCACGGCCATTACGGCGCCGGTGCCGTAGCCCGCCAGCACGTAATCGGCAATCCAGATCTGAATAGGTTCGTTCGTAAACGGATTCAGGGCGTAGGCGCCGGTGAAAGCGCCCGAAACCGTCTTGGTATCGGCCATCCGGTCGCGCTCCGAGCGGCGCTTGGTGGCGTCGATGTAGTCCTGAATGGCCTGCTGCTGCTCCGGCGTGGTCAGCTCTTTCACCAGCTCGTGCTCGGGCGCCAGCACCAGAAAGGTCGCGCCGTAGATGGTGTCTACGCGCGTGGTGTACACCTTGATCTGGGCCTGCTCGTGGCCTTGCACGGCAAACGTTACCTCGGCCCCGATGCTTTTGCCAATCCAGTTGCGCTGCATCTCCTTCACGGCGTCGGGCCAGTCGAGGTTGTCGAGGCCCTGGAGGAGGCGGTCGGCGTAGGCGGTGATGCGCAGGTTCCACTGGGGCATCAGGCGGCGCTCCACGGGGAAGCCGCCGCGCTCCGAGAGGCCGTCCTTTACTTCGTCATTCGACAGCACCGTGCCCAGGCCGGGGCACCAGTTCACGTACGTATCCTGCTGATAGGCCAGGCGGTAGGGGTGCACGGCCTGCAGCTTCTGCTTCTCAGTGAAGCTCTGCCACTGGCCGGCCGTGAAGGCGTGACGCTCTTCCTCATCACCCGCCGCGCGGATGCCCTCACTGCCGTTTTGCTGGAACTTGTCGAGCAGGGTTTTGAGCGGTTCGGCTTTGTTCGTGTCGAGGTTGTACCAGGAGTTGAACAGCTTGAGAAAAATCCACTGCGTCCACTTGTAGTACTGCGGGTCGGAGGTGCGCACCTCCCGGCTCCAGTCGTAGCTGAAGCCCAGAGAGTTGAGCTGCCGGATATAGGTGTCGATGTTCTGTTCCGTGGTCAGGGCCGGGTGCTGGCCGGTCTGGATAGCATACTGCTCGGCGGGCAGGCCAAACGAGTCGAAGCCCATGGGGTGCAGCACGTTGTAGCCCTGCAGGCGCTTGTAGCGGGCCACGATGTCGGAGGCAATGTAGCCCAGCGGGTGGCCGACGTGCAGGCCCGCGCCGCTGGGGTACGGGAACATGTCCAGCACGTAGTACTTGGGCTTGTCCGACTGATTTTCAGCCTTAAACGTGTGGTGCTCTTTCCAGTGGGCTTGCCACTTCTTCTCAATATCCTGGGGATAATAGCCGGGCATGGGATTCTGCTGCGAGTGAAAGGGCGAAATTAAGCGGAAATGCCGGGAAATGCCGTTTCATCCCCGGGGCGCTTTTCAGGGGAGAGGCCGGAGCCTGACAAGGCGGGGTTACACCCAGGGCGTAGGGTGTTTCAGGTTAGTCGAAGGGTGTTTTGCTTTGGTCAGGACGTGTTTTCGAGTGGTCTTGGAGTGTTTCGCTTTAGGCAAGACGTATTTCCGATTGGCCGCAGGGTGTTTTACTCTAGTCGGGACGTGTTTCGCTTTAGTCGCAGGGTGTTTGGTGTTGCTCGAACCCTGTTTCGCCTTGCTCGAATGCGTTTTTCAGCTAAGCAGTACCTAAAGCACCGGGCCACTGACCGGCCTACTCCTGTGCCGGATTCCGGCCGTCGAGGGTTCCGCTACTGCTGAGCACCCGGAACCGCGCAAACAGCTCCTCACCGTACCAGTTTTCCTGGCGGGTGAGCCTGATTACTTCCTTGTGTTTTTCGCTGCGGTAAGCGTAGTCCTGCATGGCCTGGGCCGAGGTCCACAAGCTGAAGGTGGCCTGACGCACGACCGGCAGCTCGCCCAGGCCAATAGCGGCCAGCACGCCGGGCGCCTGGGCAATGGTAGCGCTGGTAGGCGCCACGTAGCGCCAGAAGCGCGGCGTTTTGTGCCAGCGAATAGAGGCCCGGGTAAGCACCGCTATGGGGCCATCGACCGCCTGAGTGGTATCGGGGTAATCAAACGGGTTTTGCTTGTCCCAGCGCCCGTGCGACTTGATCGGGGCCAGGTGCGCCGTCCAGATTTCCTGACACCGCTGCTCGTACTCCCGCCACAGCGGGTGAGTAGTGAAGAAATCCGCCGCCGCCGCTTCCGACTCCCAAACCGCCATAAAGCCGTAGCGCAACAGGTTGGGCAGCGCCCCAAAGCCCCCGGCCCCGCTGCCGAGCAGCTTCTGAAACCGCAGCCCGGGTACGCGCTGCAGGGGGCGTTGGGCGGTGCCCATTTGCGCAAACCCCCAGCGCTTCTGGTTGGGGTGGAGGGTAAGCAGGGAAATAGTGGTCAGGGGCAAGGGAGGAGAGTTATAAACTACAGGCTAGTTCCCCTCCTTCCAAAAGGAGGGGTGCCCGGAGGGCGGCGTGGTAAAACTAGAGCTACAAGATTAGAGTTAACAAGTCAAGGAAGGATTTGCTTGCTCTAACCATCGTTCTAACAAATTTTCCTGCCCCGACCTGCGGCTACTCTCTTTTAAAAAGGAGGGGAGCTTTTTAGCCTCTGGTTGCCCAATGCATAAAAAAGGCCGGAACTGCTTCCGGCCTTTTTCTTAAAATGCTAGCAGGGTTACTGCACATTCACTTTAGCGTGTTCGTTCACGTCGTCAGCTTTGCTTCGCTCGCCGGTGGCCAGGGCCCGCACGTAGGCGTAAGCCCGCGTCAGCACAGAGCTGGGCGTATCCCAGTACTCGCCTTTGTCGATTTCTACTTTCAGGATATAGATGCTGGGGTCGTCTTTGCCGCCGGGAAACCAGGCGCGCATGGGCTCACTCCACAGCTCATCAATCTTGGCCTGGTCGCGGTACGCGTTGGCGCGGCCCGAAACCGAGACGTACACGTTGCTTTCGGGGTTGGCGAAGCTTAGGTTTACCTGGCTGTCCTTTTTCACTTCGTATACTTTCGCCGATTCCTTGTCGGTCAGGAACAGCAGCGCGCCCGAGCCGTCGGGCTTCTGCGTGAACATGGGGCGGCTGCGCAGGGAGTGGTCCTCGTCGGTGGTGGTGAGCATGGCAATGCGCACGTCCTTGATTTTTTCCAGGAGGGTAGTGAGGTCGTTGGTGACGGGTGTTTGGTCGGCCATGGGGCAGGAGGTTGAAGAACAGTAAATCAGAGAAACAACCCGCGCAGGCGGGCCGGGCCACCAAAGTGGGCCTGCCAGAAGTACGGCCCGCGCTACGGTCGGGTTCGGTTGCACCTCAGGTTGCCCGGATTTTCCCGAACTTCCGCCTCCAATGAACTTCCTCGCGCACCTGCTGCTTTCCGGCCCGCCCACCACGCCCGACTACGAGGATATTGTAGTCGGCAACTTCGCCGCCGAGGCCGTACGGGGCCGCGCCGCCGTGCTGGCCTACCCGCCGGCCGTACAGCGCGGCATCCGCCTCCACCGCTTCATCGACTCGTTTACCGATGCCCACCCCGTGGTGCGCCGTACCACCGCCCGCCTGCGCGTGGCCGGGCTGGGCAAGTGGGCCGGCGTCGTGTCCGACGTGGGCTTTGACCACCTGCTGGCCCGCGACTTCGCCGGGTTTCACTACGATGCCGCCGAGCCGCTGCCCGCGTTTGCTCAGCGCCTGTACGCCCTGCTGCACGCCCGCCGCGCCGAGCTGCCCCCGCGCCTGCAGCACATGCTCCAGTACATGCGCCAGGGCGACTGGCTTACCGGCTACGCCCACCCCAAGGGCCTGCGCAATGCCTTGCTGGGCCTAAGCCGCCGTGTACCCCAAGCCGAGGTGCTGGCTACTGGCGCGGCCGCGTTTCTGGCGGAGCTGCCCACCTATGAGGCCGATTTCCGGGAGTTCTGGCCGGAACTGCGGGCGGGAGCAATTGCTGAAATACACAGCATTTAGCCTATGACAAATATGGAGCAAGCAATAGAAGCGGTTAAAAACATGGTGGTGCAACAAGCCAAGCATTTTCTGACGGAGGCGGGAGAGTTTTATCCTTTCGGTGCAGTTCAGAAAGCCGATGGTACATTGGTTCCAGTGGTTGCCGGAGCGGCTGAAGATCTGCCGGAGTCACAGCCGTTGCTGGAATTGCTGGAACAGAGTATCCGGCATCAACTCACAACCGGCGTCAGCAACGTCGGAGCAATAGGATTGGATGTACGCCTGCGGTTTTCGTTGGATACTCCTGCTACTGACGCCTTGCAAATCAGGCTGCTGACGGCCGAAGGCTACTCAGTAGACTATTTTATGACCTATCGTTTAGCAGAAGATAGGTTGATCTGTGATCCGCTGTTTGAAGAAACAGGGACTTTCACGCTGGACTAATTTCTCAGCTGGTCACCAATACAACGCTGTCGTCAACAACCCGGATTTGTTTCTATCAACGCGAGTACGTCGCGTTGATCGTGACGACTTGATTCATAACAATAGCCGGCAGCTTGTAGCGCAGCACCAGCTTGCTGCCCGTCAGCTCGATAATCTCGCGGGAGTAGTTGATGCGTGGGCTGGGGCTTTGAAGCGTGAGGGTATTCCCGTCGCGGGTGTAATCCATCGTGAAAGAAAGCATGTCGGCCCGGTACTCATTCAGGGTCGTAGCGGAGAGGTTCAGATAGTCGCCCGCGGCGCCAGGCTGGTTTAGCTCCTGCAAGGTTGCCCCGCTGGTTGCATCGGTGTACATACTGTGCTGGGTTACCAGATTCCAGCGGCCGGTGATGGGAGCTGGCTCTTCATCTTTTTTAGCATCACAGGCCGCCAGCGTGACGACAGCAGCCAGGAGAGTCCAAGACGCCAAGCGGGCAAACCGAGGAGAATAAGTCATGGAAGGATAGTAAAATTTATCCAAAGAAAGCAGGTAGCAAGTAACCGAACACTGTAAACTAACCTACAATACCAACGGCCCATTTCGCAGGAGCAAAATGGGCCGTTGCCGCAAACTATATGAACTCTTAGTGATGGTGCCCGCCTTCGCCGTGCACGTGGCCGTGGTCCAGCTCCTCGCGGGTGGCGTCGCGCACGGCGGCTACTTTGCCGTCGAAGTGCATGACCATGCCGGCCAGGGGGTGGTTGAAGTCCATTTTCACCATCTCGTCACCAAATTTCCACGCGGGCGGGAGTAATGGAAAGCAATATGGCGGGTGAATGATAGAGTTGATGTGGTGGTATTAAGGCAGGGTCACTGGGCGGTTATGCTCTGCCCTCCAATCAGTCAACAACTGACGTGGATCAACACTGACTTCAGCCGGCCGGTCAGTTACCGTCAGCACAATCGTCTGCCGGCCGGATTTCAGCAGGTGCTTTTGCCGATAGAGCAGCTTGCCTTTCTCTTTGCCCACGGCGGCAGGAGCGAAGGCCCCGATTTCCACCCACTCCTTCATTGGCAGTTTGGTCTCGGTGCCAGCACTATCCACGACCAGCTTGCTGGCCTGCAGGGTGAGCGTCACCTGCCATTTACCGCTTTTGAGTTGTTGGGCAGAAGCGGTTTCTATTGATAGTTCCCAGAAGGTGTTGGCCTCGAACAGGTCATGCAGCAGGGGGTGGAGCGAATCCGGCGTGGCCGTTTGCAGCTCCCGGTAGAGGTCCAGCGAAGTGGCGAAGGGCAGGGTTCCGGGGCGGTGCCGGGCCAGCAAGTTCTGGAGCGCCCCGTTTACCCGGTCGCGGCCGATGTACTGGCTCAGCGTGTACAGCGCAAAGGGCCCTTTGCGGTAGTTCTGGTAAAAGTCGTCGGCTTGCAGCAGCGGTTTGGCGGCGCGGGTGCGCGGGGTCTCGTTTTCTTCCCGCAGGAAGCTGAGCAGCGCCTGCAGGTGCTCCGGACCGTACTGGTCCTCCAGCACGCCCATAGCCGAGTACCAGGCCAGGCTCTCGGTAATCAGGCCGGCGCCCTCCACATAGGCTTGCTTGAGCTGATTGCCCCACCACTGGTGCGCCACTTCGTGCGCCACCACGGCCGTCAACAAATCAAAGCCCCGCTCGTCAGCCTTGGGATTCAACAAGAAAAAGCCTTCCTCCGCGGTAATGTTGATGGGCGCGGCGTGGTGCCCGAAGGCGTAGCTGGCATGGGCTACAAAGCGGAGCTGCGGGTGCGGGTAGGGCCCGAACTGCCGGGTGTAATACTCCAGCGACGCCCGGGCGCTGCTCATCATGCGCGCCGGATTTTCCGTCTGGCCCGGCGGATAGAAAATCTGGATGTCAACCTCCTGATTGGGCCCGGCCGACGGGCTGCGCCACGTCCCTTCCTGCAGCGCGTAGTCGGCCGAGAAAAAGGTGTATTCATTGCGAATGGGCGCATCGGTAGCGTAGTGAAAGTAGCGCCGGCCTTGTTTTGCCCAGGTCCGGCGCAGGGTGCCTGGCGCTACTGCTGTCTGGCCCGCATCGGTGCCCACTACGGCCTCAAAGCGGATTTGCTCGGGAAACGGGGCGTAGCGCCGGGCGGCCGTATCGTAGAGCGAGTAGGTGGCGGGCCGGGCGCTCAGGCCGTGCGCTTTGCGGGCTCCGGCCTCGTCCAGCTCCCGGTAGGGCTGGTAGCCGATGACCGGCAGCCACTCCAGGTTCCGGAAGCTGGTGCCGTTGGCCAGCACCTGCGCGGCGGCGGCATCGTTGGTAAAGCCCCGCGCTTGGTGCTTTACCCGAAAGCTAAGGCGCAGCGAGTCGCCGGGGAGCAGGGGCTGGGCCAGGCGGTAAATGCGGTAGCCGTGCTCCGCATCCAGCAAAACTTCCTTAGCTGGCCCGTCGAGCTGAATGGCGGCGGTTTCCACGCCCGCCCCGGTAGCCAGGTGCACCGAGTC belongs to Hymenobacter sp. J193 and includes:
- a CDS encoding nuclear transport factor 2 family protein, which encodes MRPFYALLAGLLFTAAAAHGQSPASDTEAVKQTINRFFEGMRKTDSTLIRSTLAPTVVLQTISNRGGKTQVQTENVAAFLKAVGTPHQGVYDERISFERVLIDAQLASVWTPYQFYVSDKFSHCGYNSFQLVKLAEGWRIAYIIDTRRKDGCK
- a CDS encoding DUF6728 family protein, with amino-acid sequence MRKDLFNLGPVFGYFFRKNDPTRHTNFNLRTMHFINKLSMAMFLVGFLVLLYRWFLR
- a CDS encoding MmcQ/YjbR family DNA-binding protein; translated protein: MNIEDFRDYCLLKAGVSEETPFGPSTLVFKVGGKVFALTDIDTFGSINLKCDPERAVELREQHDYVLPGYHMNKKHWNTVLVGTGIPGRQLRELIDHSYELVRASLPKKLREELTEAEQTEGYQPDFRPEKSRAE
- a CDS encoding Rrf2 family transcriptional regulator is translated as MQISSRFSVAVHVLSLLALQQPGDALLTSERMAGSVNTNPVVIRRILGQLKKAGLVEVRPASGGTFLTRSPRAISLLEVYRAVEVVAEGQLFSVHDQPNPACPVGRHIQAALNATLQRAQAALEQQLAGVLLAQVTTDIQAKAAASS
- a CDS encoding NAD(P)-dependent oxidoreductase; this translates as MKIALIGATGFVGSKLLTEALNRGHQVTALVRDPTRLTTRHANLTVVTGDVNQAGGNRPAAGRPRRRYQLFQRRLGQPQPLPRLPAGRPRH
- a CDS encoding NAD(P)-dependent oxidoreductase, which encodes MNSFNAGWANPNLYHDFLQGARDIEAATEKAGVPRLIAIGGAGSLYIDGQQLVDGPQFPAEYKAGATAARDYLNELKNNDTLDWTFVSPAIEMHPGISTGRTGHYRLGLESPVFNEEGRSILSGEDLAVAILDEVEQPKHSRQRFTAAY
- a CDS encoding leucine--tRNA ligase, which produces MPGYYPQDIEKKWQAHWKEHHTFKAENQSDKPKYYVLDMFPYPSGAGLHVGHPLGYIASDIVARYKRLQGYNVLHPMGFDSFGLPAEQYAIQTGQHPALTTEQNIDTYIRQLNSLGFSYDWSREVRTSDPQYYKWTQWIFLKLFNSWYNLDTNKAEPLKTLLDKFQQNGSEGIRAAGDEEERHAFTAGQWQSFTEKQKLQAVHPYRLAYQQDTYVNWCPGLGTVLSNDEVKDGLSERGGFPVERRLMPQWNLRITAYADRLLQGLDNLDWPDAVKEMQRNWIGKSIGAEVTFAVQGHEQAQIKVYTTRVDTIYGATFLVLAPEHELVKELTTPEQQQAIQDYIDATKRRSERDRMADTKTVSGAFTGAYALNPFTNEPIQIWIADYVLAGYGTGAVMAVPSGDQRDYVFAKHFQLPIVQVVDAQQIDEQADPTKEGKYLHGLIQGQSYKQATQTLIQELEARGIGKGKTNFRIRDAIFGRQRYWGEPIPIYYKEGVAYGVAEADLPLVLPEIDEYKPTETGEPPLGRAKDWKYKGQYEYELSTMPGWAGSSWYYLRYMDPQNTGRFVGEEPEQYWQQVDLYMGGAEHATGHLLYSRFWHLFLKDLGLVSTPEPFQKLINQGMILGRSNFVYFLNVTWNTWLADGEDAAKIPMPIVYISKPMLERFLAGKQSNKDEELVNTGIDQAAKQWGEKHKRTFTAGVISYEHSFAGHVDVNIVTDDILDIKAARNWRPDFAEAVFINEPNGNYVCGVEVEKMSKSKYNVVNPDVLIEKFGADALRLYEMFLGPLEQFKPWNTNGMSGVAGFLKKLWRLYHPQDGNFAVTDEAPKPAELKALHKAIRKVEEDIEKFSFNTTVSALMITVNELTSLDTHKRAVLEPLVVLVSPYAPHLAEELWQKLGHAPGSISSASYPEFREEYLVEDVVNYPVAINGKVREQLQFPATATPAEIEAAVRASDFLARFADGKEAKKIIVVPGRMVNVVV
- a CDS encoding spheroidene monooxygenase; translated protein: MPLTTISLLTLHPNQKRWGFAQMGTAQRPLQRVPGLRFQKLLGSGAGGFGALPNLLRYGFMAVWESEAAAADFFTTHPLWREYEQRCQEIWTAHLAPIKSHGRWDKQNPFDYPDTTQAVDGPIAVLTRASIRWHKTPRFWRYVAPTSATIAQAPGVLAAIGLGELPVVRQATFSLWTSAQAMQDYAYRSEKHKEVIRLTRQENWYGEELFARFRVLSSSGTLDGRNPAQE
- a CDS encoding pyridoxamine 5'-phosphate oxidase family protein, coding for MADQTPVTNDLTTLLEKIKDVRIAMLTTTDEDHSLRSRPMFTQKPDGSGALLFLTDKESAKVYEVKKDSQVNLSFANPESNVYVSVSGRANAYRDQAKIDELWSEPMRAWFPGGKDDPSIYILKVEIDKGEYWDTPSSVLTRAYAYVRALATGERSKADDVNEHAKVNVQ
- a CDS encoding ACP phosphodiesterase, coding for MNFLAHLLLSGPPTTPDYEDIVVGNFAAEAVRGRAAVLAYPPAVQRGIRLHRFIDSFTDAHPVVRRTTARLRVAGLGKWAGVVSDVGFDHLLARDFAGFHYDAAEPLPAFAQRLYALLHARRAELPPRLQHMLQYMRQGDWLTGYAHPKGLRNALLGLSRRVPQAEVLATGAAAFLAELPTYEADFREFWPELRAGAIAEIHSI